Proteins encoded in a region of the Halodesulfovibrio marinisediminis DSM 17456 genome:
- a CDS encoding HD domain-containing phosphohydrolase: MSNRHLISFRFSLLGVMIILTILSVGLVIGMQFHYGKELAMESATKAFYNTANNMEQQLLNLKRQARNTVETISFFDKLSSPPQDGEMPALAPLAKVISQNNDLYALYFAYDNGDFYELINVESSNSVRATYGATAEDRWIVIKITGQGQRRTKRIFFLNQHFVIRTFTTEPSNYDPRVRPWYIEAQSSSTIIKTEPYLFSNLKAPGITFAKKLEQGTRVAAVDLSLEGLKSYLSRQPMLPGSQVFLFKMDGEVLAQASWLAESERNSEIKVLPEKLIELVAKQTSKNDHEELTINGIVFLAHVEALNPSNLDDGVLGFLISRKELMRPYMEKLTFSVMVTLLLVLLLAPVVLYFTSLLVAPIKLLADENDKVRHRQYDKVKGVDTRITELNNLSKSMVAMSDSIKTYEQSQRDLMDSFIKLISKTIDYKSPYTGGHCARVPEIATMVARKANIANYGPFKDFDLTSKEKWREFQIAAWLHDCGKVTTPEYIVDKATKLETIYNRIHEVRMRFEVLLRDADIDYWQGLAEGGDPATLAEARDTKKQELIDEFAFIAECNLGGEVMAEDKVERLKQIAKRTWIRHLDNCLGLGHIERLRYPEASLNLPCEEPLLSDRPEHLIERTPDKFFADAKTPFAMEVPEHLYNLGEVYNLSISRGTLTTEDRYKINEHIITTIRMLETLPYPEGLKRIPEYAGAHHETLIGTGYPRKLTAKDISLPARIMTLADVFEALTASDRPYKKAKTLNESVRIMSIMVEKQHLDADLFKLFLETGVYLEYAEKFLEPSQIDEVDVDAYVKQMEATKTMN, from the coding sequence TTGAGCAACCGGCACTTGATCTCCTTCCGCTTCAGCCTGCTAGGCGTAATGATAATCCTCACCATTCTTTCGGTAGGTTTGGTCATCGGAATGCAATTTCATTACGGCAAAGAACTCGCCATGGAATCTGCAACGAAAGCCTTCTACAACACAGCAAACAACATGGAGCAACAGCTCCTTAACCTAAAGCGACAAGCGCGGAACACTGTTGAAACAATAAGTTTTTTCGATAAACTAAGTTCTCCACCTCAGGATGGCGAAATGCCCGCACTTGCCCCTCTGGCCAAAGTGATCAGTCAAAACAATGATCTCTATGCCCTTTACTTTGCCTACGACAACGGGGACTTTTATGAACTCATCAACGTTGAAAGCAGCAATTCGGTAAGAGCCACCTACGGAGCAACTGCGGAAGATCGCTGGATCGTCATCAAAATCACCGGACAAGGGCAACGTCGCACTAAGCGTATCTTTTTTCTTAATCAACACTTCGTAATCCGCACCTTTACCACGGAACCTTCAAATTATGACCCAAGAGTTCGTCCTTGGTACATTGAGGCTCAATCCTCCAGTACTATTATCAAAACTGAGCCGTACCTATTCAGCAACCTTAAAGCGCCAGGCATCACCTTTGCCAAGAAGCTAGAACAAGGAACAAGGGTTGCGGCCGTAGATCTATCTTTGGAAGGCCTAAAAAGCTATCTAAGCCGGCAGCCTATGCTACCGGGGAGTCAAGTCTTTCTCTTCAAAATGGACGGTGAAGTTCTAGCTCAGGCAAGCTGGCTTGCTGAATCAGAAAGAAACTCAGAAATAAAAGTTCTTCCTGAAAAACTCATAGAACTCGTCGCCAAACAAACTAGTAAAAACGACCATGAGGAATTAACCATTAATGGCATTGTTTTTTTAGCCCATGTGGAAGCTCTCAATCCAAGCAATCTCGATGATGGAGTTCTGGGCTTTCTCATATCGCGAAAAGAACTCATGCGCCCCTATATGGAAAAGCTCACCTTTTCCGTGATGGTGACATTGCTACTCGTACTGCTTCTAGCTCCGGTGGTTCTTTACTTCACCAGCCTACTCGTAGCCCCCATCAAGCTACTCGCCGATGAGAACGACAAGGTACGTCATCGTCAATATGACAAGGTAAAAGGCGTAGACACAAGAATCACCGAGCTTAATAATCTATCGAAATCCATGGTGGCCATGTCCGACTCTATTAAGACCTACGAACAGTCCCAACGTGACTTGATGGACTCCTTCATCAAGCTCATCAGTAAAACCATTGACTACAAATCACCCTACACCGGTGGTCACTGCGCCCGTGTGCCTGAAATCGCTACCATGGTCGCCAGAAAAGCCAACATCGCGAATTACGGTCCCTTCAAAGACTTTGATCTTACCTCAAAAGAGAAATGGCGAGAATTCCAAATTGCCGCATGGTTGCACGACTGCGGTAAGGTAACCACTCCTGAATACATTGTGGACAAGGCAACCAAACTGGAAACCATCTACAACCGTATCCACGAAGTACGTATGCGCTTTGAGGTCCTGTTACGCGACGCGGACATCGACTACTGGCAAGGTCTTGCCGAAGGCGGTGATCCTGCAACGCTAGCCGAAGCACGAGACACCAAAAAACAAGAGCTCATCGATGAATTCGCCTTCATCGCAGAATGCAATTTGGGCGGAGAAGTTATGGCTGAGGATAAAGTTGAGCGTTTGAAACAGATCGCCAAACGCACGTGGATCCGACATCTGGATAACTGCTTAGGGCTCGGACACATAGAACGGCTGCGCTACCCGGAAGCGTCACTTAACTTACCTTGCGAAGAACCGCTCCTTTCCGACCGACCTGAGCATCTCATCGAACGAACTCCAGACAAGTTTTTTGCCGACGCCAAAACTCCGTTTGCCATGGAGGTCCCCGAACATCTGTACAATCTCGGCGAAGTATACAACTTGAGTATTTCCCGCGGAACTCTGACAACTGAAGACAGATATAAGATCAACGAACACATCATCACCACCATCCGCATGCTGGAAACCCTGCCCTACCCAGAAGGATTGAAACGAATTCCCGAATACGCGGGCGCGCACCACGAAACCCTCATTGGAACAGGTTATCCGCGCAAGCTCACTGCCAAAGACATCAGCCTTCCGGCTCGAATTATGACTCTGGCCGACGTATTCGAAGCTCTCACCGCTTCAGACAGGCCGTACAAGAAAGCCAAAACCCTGAACGAGTCCGTGCGCATTATGAGTATCATGGTCGAGAAGCAGCATCTTGATGCAGACCTTTTCAAGCTCTTTCTGGAAACGGGGGTATACTTGGAATACGCCGAAAAGTTTTTGGAGCCATCCCAAATCGACGAAGTGGATGTGGATGCCTATGTGAAACAGATGGAAGCCACTAAGACAATGAACTGA
- a CDS encoding manganese efflux pump MntP, translating into MGIIELVSISIALAMDAFAVAIATGVALKRVSSRQTFRLAWHFGLFQALMPIIGWYLGSTVRSSIEAYDHWIAFGLLGYIGFKMIRESFDKDEESQGDPTRGMTLVVLSVATSIDALAVGFSLSMLGLSIWWPALVIGVVALLFTAVGLHLGKSVSEAKGIGSYAELVGGIVLIGIGIKILWEHGVLTL; encoded by the coding sequence ATGGGTATTATTGAGCTTGTTTCCATTTCTATTGCGCTTGCGATGGATGCTTTTGCCGTCGCCATTGCGACAGGCGTTGCGTTAAAAAGAGTCAGCTCGAGACAAACTTTTCGGTTAGCATGGCATTTCGGTTTGTTTCAGGCGTTGATGCCAATAATAGGTTGGTACTTAGGGAGTACCGTTCGATCATCTATTGAAGCTTATGACCACTGGATTGCTTTTGGACTTTTAGGATATATAGGGTTCAAAATGATTCGCGAGTCTTTTGATAAGGACGAAGAGTCTCAAGGTGATCCAACCAGAGGAATGACTCTTGTTGTTCTTTCGGTTGCAACCAGCATTGATGCGTTAGCCGTTGGTTTTAGCTTGTCCATGCTAGGTCTTTCAATTTGGTGGCCTGCACTGGTTATTGGTGTAGTGGCTTTGCTTTTTACAGCTGTAGGCCTGCATTTGGGCAAATCTGTCTCAGAGGCTAAAGGCATTGGCAGCTATGCAGAATTAGTAGGTGGAATTGTTCTTATTGGAATTGGAATAAAGATTCTATGGGAACATGGAGTATTGACTTTGTAG
- a CDS encoding biotin/lipoyl-binding protein yields MTLRMEGKSQRKSHRISLPAKMNLQGKEYRVLDWSLEGFKAELPQGSLADNWIGEVTFILPLQQMDISFGVKARLRRQEDESAGFSFESLPERSKSLLSAYVKASIEGQLDDVEGIIARVDTLGTPVEIEKPLTISERKQFKRSFLGRAFGHVCLAATVVFLVSFICYNNYSTLRSTRGVISGGLVDAVPQLSGTLKSIKVQEGQNVKKGQLLFTLDDRELLRQGEGIRHELSIERERLEYLYVLLQEEAKAMGLYREAAKNSAARLRLNIEGIDARIALATKEFQRANLLVKTGYVSRSEWDKKQEHLLSLEAKREEVVQQLLLAEENIRSSIDGKYLSDGKAQGKFREIEAQISIQKKVIAKDELRLSSALELLEKTRVLSKVDGFVHATKRISGTFLRSGESVLTIVVDGAKPWVQARFTFQEAKNLFPGAKAQVFIPALGIVCDGTVQALGHYAMGPNESVSQANETRLNEVPVKIILDNPPNGLITGLGVEVSVDIPWRNFLNSIS; encoded by the coding sequence ATGACTCTACGAATGGAAGGTAAGTCGCAACGCAAATCACATCGCATCTCATTACCTGCAAAAATGAATTTGCAGGGGAAGGAATATAGAGTTCTCGACTGGTCGCTTGAGGGATTTAAGGCAGAACTTCCTCAGGGGAGCTTAGCAGACAACTGGATAGGCGAAGTAACGTTCATTTTGCCGTTACAGCAGATGGATATTTCGTTTGGTGTAAAAGCGCGCTTGCGACGTCAAGAAGACGAAAGTGCAGGATTTTCTTTTGAATCATTACCCGAAAGAAGTAAATCGCTACTGTCCGCATATGTTAAAGCGAGCATAGAAGGGCAGCTCGATGACGTTGAAGGTATAATTGCCCGAGTAGATACATTGGGCACACCGGTAGAAATCGAAAAGCCATTAACCATTAGTGAACGTAAGCAGTTTAAACGAAGCTTTTTGGGGAGAGCCTTCGGGCATGTTTGCTTGGCTGCAACTGTCGTTTTTCTAGTCAGTTTTATTTGTTATAATAATTATTCAACTCTTCGCAGTACTCGCGGCGTTATTTCAGGGGGACTTGTTGATGCAGTTCCTCAACTTTCTGGCACATTGAAGAGCATTAAAGTGCAAGAAGGGCAAAATGTAAAAAAAGGGCAATTGCTATTTACTCTTGATGATAGAGAGTTGCTGCGCCAAGGAGAGGGGATCCGGCATGAACTTTCTATTGAAAGAGAGAGGTTAGAATACCTCTATGTTCTGTTGCAAGAAGAAGCGAAGGCAATGGGATTGTATCGCGAAGCTGCAAAGAATTCAGCGGCTCGTTTGCGGTTGAACATTGAGGGGATAGATGCCCGGATTGCCTTGGCTACTAAAGAGTTTCAACGTGCAAATTTACTTGTAAAAACAGGGTATGTCAGTCGATCAGAATGGGATAAAAAACAAGAACATCTTTTGAGTCTTGAAGCTAAACGCGAGGAAGTTGTGCAGCAGCTTTTGCTTGCTGAAGAAAACATACGAAGTTCTATAGACGGTAAGTATCTCTCTGACGGTAAAGCCCAGGGTAAATTTCGAGAGATCGAGGCACAAATAAGTATTCAAAAAAAAGTGATTGCGAAAGATGAATTGCGCCTTTCAAGTGCTCTTGAGTTATTGGAAAAAACTCGGGTTTTAAGCAAGGTGGATGGTTTTGTACACGCTACAAAACGTATTTCCGGAACCTTCTTACGTTCCGGAGAGAGTGTTTTAACGATAGTTGTGGATGGTGCAAAACCGTGGGTTCAGGCTCGTTTTACCTTCCAAGAAGCTAAGAACCTTTTTCCGGGAGCAAAAGCGCAAGTATTCATTCCTGCTCTTGGAATAGTCTGTGATGGAACTGTACAAGCGTTGGGGCATTATGCAATGGGGCCGAATGAATCCGTGTCACAAGCGAATGAAACGCGCCTTAATGAAGTACCTGTAAAAATTATTTTAGATAATCCACCTAATGGATTGATTACAGGGCTTGGGGTGGAAGTGTCTGTTGATATTCCTTGGCGTAATTTTTTGAATTCTATTTCGTAA
- a CDS encoding glycosyltransferase → MQSYLTSDVFLRPSLRHTVVRSLPVTMLYLALAWGLIAALPDRAWLVKTQPIATLTVFGIWRFGWQFLHAVRHIMYRMRAFPQIRNEAMSLIQKYPKRLYIMVPSYQEEFQVSQLVFEALIREVQIIPSKVFLYVSVATEAEVEFISKVINSVSGGENVEVVFMYQEQGKRIAMGHALRAIARSYNDPATWHDDTGNDAVIFMDGDTLVEPGTFTKTLPYLRHNSNLGALTTDNIGVSPDAAGVFADWYSVKFAQRNHLFHSHSLSKRILTITGRFSLYRASIVVNEDFIRLLEADYLDHWLFGRFRFLMGDDKSTWFHLLKEGFEMMYVPDVRVIALETRQTHFFRTSLSLMFRWYGNMLRNNWRAIKLGPRPMGGFIWWCILDQRFSSFTPLVGPVSILLLCLVDSWFYLDFYLAWIIITRLAMMWMYVLEGMQLRLLHIPLMVYNQWVGAIIKIYSMHSLDMQSWHKSNAKEKRNKQRTSSAKIEFGAMRKALRILLLGLNGVLLVFLCGLTSGSLALPSWAELTYWPELTKRDLVTTNSSESHSVRIIAVDANLQSITNALQSVKSNESVRIVLPEGHIELSAPLLIDKSNVEIVGAGKGKTIFDSRMSRLEGAAAIAVRGRKGPVVGSLHAASRKGDRVLAVDNWPATARYIWLGIENDNAFFDVIGDTKWRKEKPWVRQFIAEVVDSGKGHVILKDGIPVGFPAGTVVRAARMVSQVSLSDFSVVQHVPDMTLEQVAGVYENSAPEYAVDGVRFDWVAGSRIHNVSVVGAGRHPLVFETSLDVHASTMAIDGAWNKGKGGNGYIRFARAFNCELTDSEVKNIRHLVFQWSSTSNIVHNSALATDVNFHGGYSQNNRVEGSIIEPPVNHPWSSVTRMPSGGAAWAPPDGEGNDVFH, encoded by the coding sequence ATGCAGTCCTACCTCACCAGTGATGTTTTTTTACGCCCTTCGTTAAGGCATACCGTTGTAAGATCTCTTCCTGTAACAATGTTGTATCTGGCGTTGGCGTGGGGGCTTATTGCTGCACTGCCAGATAGAGCATGGTTAGTAAAAACACAACCAATTGCAACATTAACGGTATTTGGCATTTGGCGTTTTGGGTGGCAGTTTTTGCATGCGGTGCGTCATATCATGTACCGGATGCGCGCATTTCCACAGATTCGCAATGAAGCGATGTCACTGATACAAAAGTATCCTAAGCGTCTTTATATAATGGTACCTTCGTATCAAGAAGAGTTTCAGGTAAGCCAGCTTGTTTTTGAAGCGCTTATTCGTGAAGTTCAAATAATACCAAGCAAGGTGTTTTTGTACGTAAGTGTAGCAACGGAAGCAGAAGTAGAATTTATTTCCAAGGTTATCAACTCCGTTTCTGGTGGCGAAAATGTAGAAGTAGTATTCATGTATCAAGAACAGGGAAAGCGAATCGCTATGGGGCATGCCTTGCGTGCAATTGCGAGAAGCTACAATGACCCTGCAACTTGGCACGATGACACTGGGAATGATGCTGTTATTTTCATGGATGGTGACACGTTAGTAGAGCCAGGAACCTTTACTAAAACGTTACCCTATCTTCGTCATAATTCAAATCTTGGCGCACTCACAACTGATAATATTGGTGTTTCTCCGGATGCCGCTGGTGTGTTCGCTGATTGGTATTCTGTAAAGTTTGCGCAACGAAATCATCTTTTTCATTCTCACAGTCTTTCCAAGCGGATTTTAACAATCACAGGCCGTTTTTCTCTGTATCGTGCCTCTATAGTTGTGAATGAGGATTTTATTCGTCTTCTTGAGGCAGATTACCTTGATCATTGGTTGTTTGGACGTTTCCGTTTTTTGATGGGGGACGATAAATCCACATGGTTTCATTTGCTTAAAGAAGGATTTGAGATGATGTATGTGCCAGATGTTAGAGTTATAGCACTGGAAACACGTCAAACTCACTTCTTCCGGACAAGCCTTTCGTTAATGTTCCGCTGGTACGGGAACATGCTCAGAAACAATTGGCGAGCGATAAAATTGGGACCACGCCCTATGGGGGGATTTATCTGGTGGTGTATTCTTGACCAGCGATTTTCGTCCTTTACGCCTCTTGTTGGCCCTGTATCTATTCTGTTGTTGTGCCTTGTGGACTCGTGGTTCTATCTAGATTTTTACCTTGCATGGATCATTATAACTCGTCTTGCAATGATGTGGATGTATGTGCTGGAAGGCATGCAATTGCGTTTACTGCATATTCCATTGATGGTTTATAACCAGTGGGTTGGGGCAATTATCAAAATTTACAGCATGCACAGTTTGGATATGCAGTCGTGGCATAAGTCAAACGCTAAAGAAAAACGCAATAAGCAACGCACGTCTTCCGCTAAGATTGAGTTTGGTGCAATGCGTAAAGCTTTGCGGATCTTGCTGTTAGGTTTGAATGGAGTACTTCTTGTTTTTTTGTGTGGACTTACTTCTGGTTCATTAGCACTACCTAGTTGGGCAGAGCTTACCTATTGGCCTGAATTAACAAAGCGAGACCTTGTAACTACAAATAGCTCAGAAAGCCATTCTGTTAGGATTATTGCTGTAGATGCGAATCTACAGAGTATTACCAATGCCCTGCAATCTGTAAAAAGTAATGAATCAGTAAGAATAGTGCTTCCTGAAGGGCATATTGAACTAAGTGCTCCGCTTCTTATTGATAAAAGTAATGTCGAAATTGTGGGGGCTGGAAAGGGCAAAACAATATTCGATTCTCGAATGAGTCGACTAGAGGGAGCTGCTGCGATTGCTGTGCGTGGACGCAAGGGACCTGTTGTCGGTTCCCTGCATGCAGCTTCCCGCAAGGGAGATAGAGTACTTGCTGTCGATAACTGGCCTGCCACGGCTCGATATATTTGGCTTGGAATAGAAAATGACAATGCATTTTTTGATGTCATTGGAGACACTAAGTGGCGAAAAGAAAAGCCGTGGGTGCGTCAATTTATTGCGGAAGTTGTTGATTCAGGTAAGGGACATGTTATTTTGAAAGATGGAATCCCTGTTGGTTTTCCTGCGGGAACAGTGGTTCGGGCAGCACGAATGGTGTCCCAAGTCTCACTCTCTGATTTTTCAGTTGTCCAGCATGTTCCAGATATGACATTAGAGCAAGTTGCTGGAGTATACGAAAACAGTGCACCTGAATATGCGGTGGATGGTGTTCGTTTCGATTGGGTAGCAGGGAGTCGTATACATAATGTGTCTGTTGTAGGAGCAGGGCGTCATCCTCTTGTGTTCGAAACAAGCCTTGATGTGCATGCCTCAACAATGGCTATAGATGGTGCATGGAATAAGGGAAAAGGTGGAAACGGCTATATTCGTTTTGCTAGAGCTTTTAACTGTGAACTCACTGACTCTGAAGTAAAGAATATACGGCACCTAGTGTTTCAATGGAGTTCCACCAGCAATATTGTACATAACAGTGCTCTTGCTACTGATGTAAATTTCCATGGTGGCTATAGCCAGAATAATAGAGTTGAAGGCTCGATAATAGAGCCACCGGTAAACCATCCATGGTCTTCAGTTACGCGTATGCCATCAGGAGGAGCAGCTTGGGCTCCACCTGATGGAGAAGGGAACGACGTTTTTCACTAG
- the phnN gene encoding phosphonate metabolism protein/1,5-bisphosphokinase (PRPP-forming) PhnN: protein MKGTLFYLMGPSGVGKDTLLNTLRSRLEGKSVIVAHRYITRPASATGENHVALSKKEFQKHLVANSFALHWHSHDKNYGIGIEINNWLNQGLSVVINGSRAYLPQARELYPDLQPVLITAPENIIAERLHARQRETKNEILHRLHRNTELNDICTIDCGCGRQTAVVINDSTIESAVDHLEALICNEELLLQHG from the coding sequence ATGAAAGGCACTCTTTTTTACCTGATGGGTCCTTCAGGCGTTGGAAAAGATACGCTCCTCAATACACTTCGTTCCCGCCTGGAAGGCAAATCGGTGATTGTAGCACATCGTTACATTACACGGCCCGCTTCAGCTACTGGTGAAAATCACGTGGCACTTTCCAAAAAAGAATTTCAAAAGCATCTAGTTGCAAACAGCTTTGCACTGCACTGGCACAGCCACGACAAGAACTATGGAATCGGCATAGAAATAAACAACTGGCTCAATCAGGGGCTCTCTGTCGTTATCAACGGATCACGTGCCTACCTTCCACAAGCACGTGAATTGTATCCTGACTTACAGCCAGTACTTATTACCGCGCCTGAAAATATTATCGCTGAACGACTCCACGCACGCCAGCGGGAAACAAAAAACGAAATCCTTCACCGCCTACACCGAAACACTGAACTGAATGACATCTGCACCATCGACTGTGGCTGCGGACGGCAAACTGCAGTCGTAATAAATGATTCCACAATAGAGTCCGCGGTGGATCATCTGGAGGCCTTAATCTGCAACGAAGAGCTCCTTCTGCAACACGGCTAG
- a CDS encoding DUF1045 domain-containing protein: protein MTARYAIYYTPPRNSLLEAAGTHWLGRTTVRYGQIPKEIPEGFFKQEYYQLIESPRWYGFHGTIRAPFELAEHVTPEEFIKEITKICATHTPFNFSSLSISCFGGFLALTPTSGYPELIKLHSDLIRKLDFLRPPLSRFDLKRHMDKKLSERQERLLRRFGYPFVLEEFKFHMTLTGTIEDKVRSSYKEKLENILKPYLTEPVPVQEVSVYMQPDRKTPFVEYTRIPLTGFKKA from the coding sequence ATGACAGCCCGTTACGCAATATACTACACTCCTCCGCGTAATTCGCTTTTAGAAGCAGCAGGAACACACTGGCTAGGACGCACAACAGTCCGGTATGGACAAATCCCAAAGGAAATCCCTGAAGGATTTTTCAAACAAGAGTACTACCAACTTATTGAGTCCCCACGTTGGTACGGATTCCATGGCACCATCAGGGCTCCGTTTGAACTTGCAGAACATGTGACACCTGAAGAATTCATAAAGGAAATCACAAAAATCTGCGCAACCCATACGCCTTTTAACTTCTCCAGCCTTTCTATCAGCTGCTTTGGTGGATTTTTAGCCCTGACTCCCACTTCCGGCTATCCTGAGCTTATCAAGTTGCATTCAGATCTTATCCGTAAACTTGACTTCCTGCGTCCTCCGCTTTCCCGATTCGACCTGAAACGCCATATGGACAAGAAGCTTTCCGAACGACAAGAACGACTCCTGCGCCGTTTCGGCTACCCTTTTGTTCTGGAAGAGTTCAAGTTCCACATGACCCTGACAGGAACGATTGAAGACAAGGTACGAAGCTCCTACAAAGAAAAATTAGAGAACATACTCAAACCATACCTCACCGAACCAGTTCCCGTTCAAGAAGTCTCTGTCTACATGCAGCCGGACAGGAAAACACCATTTGTGGAATATACCCGCATTCCATTAACAGGCTTTAAAAAGGCATAA